The stretch of DNA TGCCCTCCTGATCGGGCGAGCTGCTGTCCAGGGTCACGGCTTGGAAAGAGAGCACCACTAGGCCGCTCCGTGCAGATAGCTCGGATCGAAATCTCCGATCCGGCAAAGTTGCGACCAGTCGACGATTTTCACTTCCGGTTTGTCGGCAGCGATGAGCCCATTGCGCGCCAATTCGTGGAGCACGCGGTTTACATGGACCGCGGACAAGCCGGTGGCGTCGGCGATCTGGTGTTGAGTCATCGGCAGTTCGCACCGTTCCGGCGGTCCCAGCCCTGCGTTTTCGCGTCGGAACGCAAATTCGCACAGCATGTGCGCAATCCGCGACGTCACATCGCGCTTGCCCACGTTCAGCACCCATTCGCGGTATATCGACGCGTCGATCAACGTGTCGCGCCACAATGCCTCAGCGATATTGGGCCTGAGTTTCAGGATACGGCGAAACTCGGCCAGGGGAACGACACCGATGGTCGCACTGGTGATCGTTTGAACGAAGTGGTCCGCAGATCCGAGCAGCAGTTGCTGTGCGTCTAGAATGTCGCCGGGGAGATGGAACGAAACGATCTGTCTCGCTCCTCCCGCGGTGATCTTGTATCGACATGCGTAGCCGTCCAGCAGAACCTGAAGACTCGTTGCTGCCTCACCCTGTCTTACGAGATCATGGTTCGCCGGGGCGGTGTTCACGGTAAACACCAAGGAGCCCAAAGCGTCTCGATCGGATTGATCGAGTATCCCCAGGCTTTGTAGTTTATCGGTTATCGTGGTCAGTGCATTCGCGTGTTGGGCGACCATCGTTTCCTCAGTGGAAGGGTATCAGATACAGTACAGACGACAGGAAATGGTGTATCAGTTCTGCGTTGCCAATGGTGCTTGGTTTGGTTTTGTCTGCACGGCCGGCTTGTGTACGTTTTCGTCGAAAAGGATGAGCAGGACCGCCATCAGGATGGATCCAATTGCTAGGCCG from Sphingomonas faeni encodes:
- a CDS encoding Crp/Fnr family transcriptional regulator, coding for MVAQHANALTTITDKLQSLGILDQSDRDALGSLVFTVNTAPANHDLVRQGEAATSLQVLLDGYACRYKITAGGARQIVSFHLPGDILDAQQLLLGSADHFVQTITSATIGVVPLAEFRRILKLRPNIAEALWRDTLIDASIYREWVLNVGKRDVTSRIAHMLCEFAFRRENAGLGPPERCELPMTQHQIADATGLSAVHVNRVLHELARNGLIAADKPEVKIVDWSQLCRIGDFDPSYLHGAA